The following coding sequences lie in one Oncorhynchus masou masou isolate Uvic2021 chromosome 20, UVic_Omas_1.1, whole genome shotgun sequence genomic window:
- the LOC135506792 gene encoding cytochrome P450 4V2, with amino-acid sequence MAIVLGAYTLGLLGVSLFVSMLTYATYQLLSSYLYKWREMKPIPEIEGTYPLIGNALQFKSNAGDFFRQVIGYTEQFRDSPLLKIWIGPVPFLVLFHAETIETVLNNPVHMDKAYAYKFLHPWLGTGLLTSTGVKWRRRRKLLTPTFHFSILTEFLEVMNEQAEVLVEKLDKEAGKGPFNCFNHITLCALDIICETAMGKKIYAQSNYDSEYVRCVYKMSDIITRRQRMPWFWPDFFYNYFGEGWEHNRSLKVLHSFTSNVIYERAEYIAYIESDSESDQGMRKRRAFLDMLLKTTDEEGNKLTHQDIQEEVDTFMFRGHDTTAAAMNWAIHLLGSHPEVQRKVQQELQEVFGVSDRPMNTEDLKKLHYLECVIKESLRLFPSVPFFARSICEDCHINGFKVPKGANAIIMPYSLHRDPRHFPQPEEFRPERFMPENCVGRHPYAFIPFSAGLRNCIGQRFAVMEEKVILASILRYFNVEACQKREDLRPLGELILRPEKGIWIKLEKRKQQH; translated from the exons ATGGCGATAGTTTTGGGGGCTTACACgttggggctgctgggggtgAGCCTCTTCGTTTCAATGCTGACCTACGCCACCTACCAGCTACTCAGCAGTTACCTGTATAAATGGAGGGAGATGAAGCCCATACCAGAGATTGAAGGCACATACCCCCTCATAGGGAACGCACTGCAGTTCAAATCCAACGccggag ATTTTTTCCGTCAAGTCATTGgctacacagagcagttcagggACTCCCCACTGTTGAAGATTTGGATCGGACCAGTACCCTTCCTCGTTCTGTTCCATGCAGAAACCATTGAG ACGGTTCTCAACAACCCTGTTCATATGGACAAGGCCTATGCTTACAAGTTCCTGCACCCTTGGCTCGGCACTGGGCTACTAACCAG CACGGGGGTCAAGTGGCGGCGGCGGCGGAAGTTGCTCACCCCCACCTTCCACTTCTCCATCCTGACGGAGTTCCTGGAGGTGATGAACGAGCAGGCCGAGGTGCTGGTGGAGAAGCTGGACAAGGAGGCAGGCAAGGGCCCCTTCAACTGCTTCAACCACATCACCCTCTGTGCTCTCGACATCATCTGTG AGACTGCAATGGGGAAGAAAATCTACGCTCAGAGTAACTATGACTCAGAGTATGTCCGATGTGTGTACAA GATGAGTGACATCATCACACGGCGACAGAGGATGCCGTGGTTCTGGCCTGACTTTTTTTACAACTACTTTGGCGAGGGCTGGGAGCACAACAGGAGCCTCAAGGTCCTCCACTCTTTCACCTCCAAT GTCATCTACGAGAGGGCGGAATACATTGCCTACATCGAGTCGGACAGCGAATCGGACCAGGGAATGAGGAAGAGGCGGGCCTTTCTGGACATGTTGCTGAAGACCACGGACGAGGAGGGCAACAAGCTCACCCACCAGGACATCCAGGAGGAAGTGGACACCTTCATGTTCAGG GGTCATGACACTACAGCTGCAGCCATGAATTGGGCCATTCACCTGCTGGGCTCCCATCCAGAGGTTCAGAGGAAGGTTCAACAAGAGCTTCAGGAGGTGTTCG GTGTGTCCGACCGGCCAATGAACACAGAGGACCTGAAGAAGCTGCACTACCTGGAGTGTGTCATCAAAGAGTCCCTGCGCCTGttcccctctgtccccttcttCGCCCGCAGCATCTGTGAAGACTGCCACATCA ATGGTTTCAAGGTTCCCAAAGGTGCCAATGCCATCATCATGCCCTACTCCCTTCACCGCGACCCGCGCCACTTCCCCCAGCCTGAAGAGTTCCGCCCAGAACGCTTCATGCCGGAAAACTGCGTTGGGAGACATCCTTATGCCTTCATCCCCTTCTCTGCTGGACTCCGCAACTGCATCG GTCAGCGATTTGCCgtgatggaggagaaggtgatCCTGGCGTCCATCTTGCGCTACTTCAACGTGGAGGCGTGTCAGAAGCGCGAGGACCTCCGTCCACTAGGGGAGCTCATACTTCGCCCCGAGAAAGGCATCTGGATCAAACTTGAGAAGAGGAAGCAGCAGCACTAG
- the LOC135506791 gene encoding NACHT, LRR and PYD domains-containing protein 3-like — MSLSGEREEETAASKMSLPQDIISESVQHHRAESPTPSLLSMRSDHSMFLPPTFNQETQTADKGVQHHRAESPTPSLLSMRSDHSMFLPPTFNQETQTADKGVQHHRAESPTPSLLSMRSDHSMFLPPTFNQETQTADKGGLTIDLCALCERGPKDQVSIPCGHSYCKQCINVLVSQKPLQHQHSESSHHYAGPGDVACDLCTEKKLKAVRSCLICTASYCESHIRQHYIVAALRKHTLVEVTGNLEQKLCQLHHKALKVFCKTDQILVCNVCAVEDHRGHRKCYIENPMLLDTSSLLGQSLKNMSDLNLFKNHLIHCYPECFETQLDNEDVRDLVEKMLESFGTEGALKITLNFLDIRNKTLWKAREIKTKLGQKFQQIFQGIGHHGKQTLLNDIYTELYITEGGSGEVNNEHEVRHIEAVSKEQTTQKTAIKCNNIFKRLPGQRKPIRTVLTKGIAGIGKTVSVQKFILDWAEGKANQDIHFIFPLPFRDLNLKKGQYSLMQLLQYYCPDLKDIDSIQCGEIKTLFIFDGLDECRHPLNFQNNEDLYDITEPTSVDVLLTNLIKGNLLPSSHLWITTRPAAANQIPFECVHQVTEVKGFSDPQKEEYFRKIIGDEDLAGRIITQMKTSKSLYIMCHMPVFCWISATVLETMLKETKNVEVPKSLTQMNTHFLLIQTSVKNKKYNKATEKNPKKLSQSDKGMILKLGKLAFQQLQKGNLIFYEEDLTECGVDVTEASEYSALCTEMFKDKCGLYEDKVFSFVHLSIQEFLAAVYALESWLGKSENVFDESFKCDKLSDLHMSAVDKALQSKNGHLDLFLRFLLGLSLESNQNLLKGLLTRRGGQTPSIEETFKYLSDKIKMESSPERIINLFHCLNELGDNSVVEEIQTSLRSGTLSETKLQPHQCSALAFVLLMSEGVLDEFDLKTYNTSVEGRLRLLPVVKTCKKASLAGCDLTYPSCWTLASALRTPNCPLTELDLSYNDLGDRGVKLLFSPLHNIQTLILGPCGLTKGCCSYLASVLSAPNSQLKQLELRYNNLQDSGVTLLCAGLKDPNCKLQTLGLSQCGLTEGCCSDLASVLSAPNSQLKQLELRDNDLQDSGVTLLSDGLVDPNCKLQKLGLSQCGLTEGCCSYLASVLSAPNSQLKQLELRDNDLQDSGVTLLSDSLADPNCGLQTLGLSGCEVTGEGCAALASALRSNPSHLRELDLSYNHPGDSAGGLLSAGKGDPTCKLTKLNVNHGAECRLVSGLRKYACQLSMDPNTANAHLLLSEENRKVTRVDKEQHYEDHPDRFKWHPQVLCREGLSGSRYYWEVMWDCGEPDIGVTYKGMSRMGWGSDSWIGQNTKSWSLNCAGEGYYYFYNAGGNITFFRGPVLHRVGVYLDWPAGTLSFYSVSFGKQKHLHTFYTTFTEPLYPGFWIYPHSSLST; from the exons atgagtctctctggggagagagaggaggagaccgCTGCCTCTAAAATGAGCCTCCCTCAAGACATCATTTCTGAGAG TGTCCAGCATCACCGAGCAGAGTCACCTACACCCAGCCTGTTATCAATGAGGAGTGACCACTCAATGTTTCTTCCACCTACTTTCAACCAGGAAACACAAACCGCTGACAAAGG TGTCCAGCATCACCGAGCAGAGTCACCTACACCCAGCCTGTTATCAATGAGGAGTGACCACTCAATGTTTCTTCCACCTACTTTCAACCAGGAAACACAAACCGCTGACAAAGG TGTCCAGCATCACCGAGCAGAGTCACCTACACCCAGCCTGTTATCAATGAGGAGTGACCACTCAATGTTTCTTCCACCTACTTTCAACCAGGAAACACAAACCGCTGACAAAGG TGGGCTAACAATAGACCTGTGTGCCCTGTGTGAAAGAGGGCCAAAGGATCAAGTATCCATTCCCTGTGGACACAGTTACTGCAAGCAGTGCATAAATGTCTTGGTCTCACAAAAACCTCTCCAACATCAACACTCCGAGTCAAGTCACCACTACgctggacctggagatgtggcCTGTGATCTCTGCACTGAGAAAAAGCTCAAAGCTGTGAGGTCCTGTCTGATCTGCACTGCCTCCTATTGTGAGAGCCACATAAGGCAGCATTACATAGTAGCAGCACTGCGAAAACACACCCTGGTGGAGGTGACAGGAAACCTGGAGCAGAAACTCTGCCAGCTGCACCACAAAGCTCTGAAAGTCTTCTGTAAGACCGACCAGATACTCGTCTGTAATGTATGTGCCGTGGAGGACCACAGAGGCCACAGAAAATGCTACATAGAG AACCCCATGTTGTTGGACACTTCATCTCTACTTGGTCAGTCACTGAAAAACATGAGTGATTTGAATCTCTTCAAAAATCATCTGATCCATTGTTACCCAGAGTGCTTTGAGACCCAGCTGGACAATGAAGATGTCCGAGATTTGGTTGAGAAGATGCTGGAGAGTTTTGGAACAGAGGGTGCCTTGAAGATCACACTGAACTTTCTAGACATAAGAA ATAAAACTCTTTGGAAAGCCAGAGAAATTAAAACTAAACTGGGGCAGAAGTTTCAACAAATATTTCAAGGAATTGGACACCATGGAAAGCAAACTCTCTTAAATGATATatacacagagctctacatcacagaAGGTGGAAGTGGAGAGgtcaataatgaacatgaggtGAGACATATCGAGGCGGTTTCTAAGGAACAAACCACACAAAAGACCGCAATCAAATGCAACAACATCTTCAAAAGGTTACCTGGACAAAGAAAACCTATCAGGACTGTGCTGACCAAAGGAAtcgctggcattggaaaaacagtTTCTGTGCAGAAGTTCATCCTTGACTGGGCAGAGGGAAAAGCAAATCAAGATATTCATTTCATATTTCCTCTTCCTTTCCGTGATCTTAACCTGAAAAAGGGTCAATATAGTCTGATGCAACTTCTGCAATACTACTGCCCAGATCTAAAAGATATTGACAGCATTCAGTGTGGTGAAATCAAAACTCTTTTCATTTTTGACGGTCTGGATGAGTGTCGACATCCTCTAAATTTCCAGAACAATGAGGACCTGTATGACATCACAGAGCCAACCTCAGTGGATGTGCTGCTGACAAACCTCATCAAAGGGAATCTGCTTCCCTCTTCTCATCTCTGGATAACCACACGACCAGCAGCAGCCAATCAGATACCCTTTGAGTGTGTTCACCAGGTGACCGAAGTAAAAGGTTTCAGTGACCCGcagaaggaggagtacttcaggaagaTAATCGGTGATGAGGACCTGGCCGGCAGAATCATCACACAGATGAAGACATCAAAAAGCCTCTACATCATGTGCCACATGCCAGTCTTCTGTTGGATATCAGCCACTGTCCTTGAAACAATGCTAAAAGAAACAAAGAATGTCGAAGTCCCCAAATCTCTGACACAGATGAACACCCACTTCCTGCTCATCCAAACCAGTGTGAAAAACAAAAAGTACAACAAAGCCACAGAGAAAAACCCTAAGAAACTGTCTCAGTCAGACAAAGGCATGATCCTGAAACTAGGAAAGCTGGCTTTCCAACAGTTGCAGAAGGGTAACCTTATCTTCTATGAGGAAGACCTGACAGAGTGTGGCGTCGATGTCACAGAGGCATCAGAGTACTCAGCCTTGTGTACAGAAATGTTTAAAGACAAATGTGGGCTATACGAAGACAAGGTCTTCAGCTTTGTGCATCTGAGCATTCAAGAGTTTCTGGCAGCAGTATATGCTTTAGAGTCATGGCTGGGGAAGTCTGAAAATGTGTTTGATGAATCATTCAAGTGTGACAAGTTGTCTGACTTACACATGAGTGCAGTGGACAAAGCCTTGCAGAGTAAGAATGGACACCTGGACCTGTTCCTTCGATTTCTTCTGGGCctctcactggagtccaatcagaaTCTCTTAAAAGGCCTTCTGACAAGGAGAGGAGGTCAAACACCGAGCATTGAGGAAACATTCAAGTACCTTTCAGACAAGATTAAGATGGAATCCTCACCAGAAAGGATCATCAACttgttccactgtctgaatgaactTGGGGATAACTCTGTAGTTGAAGAGATCCAGACCTCCCTGCGATCAGGAACTCTTTCAGAAACAAAGCTACAACCTCACCAATGTTCAGCCTTGGCCTTTGTGTTACTGATGTCAGAGGGGGTGCTGGATGAGTTTGACCTGAAGACATATAACACATCAGTGGAAGGTCGTCTGAGGTTGCTGCCGGTAGTGAAAACCTGCAAGAAAGCATC ACTGGCTGGCTGTGACCTCACATATCCATCCTGTTGGACTTTGGCCTCAGCCCTGCGGACACCAAACTGCCCCCTGACAGAGCTAGACCTCAGCTACAAtgacctgggagacagaggagtgaAGCTGCTATTCAGTCCACTCCACAACATACAGACACTTAT TCTAGGTCCATGTGGTCTGACAAAGGGTTGCTGTTCATATCTGGCCTCAGTCTTGAGTGCACCCAACTCACAACTGAAACAACTGGAGCTGAGATACAACAACCTGCAGGACTCGGGAGTTACACTGCTGTGTGCTGGACTGAAGGATCCAAACTGCAAACTGCAGACACtagg ccTAAGTCAGTGTGGTCTGACAGAGGGTTGCTGTTCAGATCTGGCCTCAGTCCTGAGTGCACCCAACTCACAACTGAAACAACTGGAGCTGAGAGACAACGACCTGCAGGACTCAGGAGTTACACTGCTTTCTGACGGTCTGGTGGATCCAAACTGTAAACTACAGAAActagg CCTAAGTCAGTGTGGTCTGACAGAGGGTTGCTGTTCATATCTGGCCTCAGTCCTGAGTGCACCCAACTCACAACTGAAACAACTGGAGCTGAGAGACAACGACCTGCAGGACTCAGGAGTTACACTGCTTTCTGATAGCCTGGCGGATCCAAACTGTGGACTTCAGACACTAGG ACTGTCTGGCTGTGAAGTCACAGGGGAGGGCTGTGCTGCTCTGGCTTctgctctgaggtcaaacccctcccacctgagagagctggacctgagctacaatcacccaggagactctGCAGGGGGACTGCTTTCAGCTGGTAAAGGGGATCCCACATGCAAACTGACGAAGCTGAA TGTGAATCACGGTGCAGAGTGCAGGCTGGTATCCGGGCTGAGAAAAT ATGCCTGTCAGCTCTCCATGGACCCAAACACAGCAAACGCACACCTGTTACTCTCTGAGGAGAACAGGAAGGTGACACGGGTGGACAAGGAGCAGCATTACGAAGACCATCCAGACAGATTTAAATGGCATCCCCAAGTTCTCTGCAGAGAAGGCCTATCTGGATCTCGATATTACTGGGAGGTGATGTGGGATTGTGGAGAGCCTGACATTGGAGTGACTTATAAAGGAATGAGTCGGATGGGATGGGGGTCTGACAGTTGGATTGGACAAAATACCAAGTCCTGGAGTTTGAACTGCGCTGGTGAAGGTTACTATTACTTTTACAATGCGGGAGGCAATATCACATTCTTCCGTGGTCCTGTTTTGCACAGAGTTGGTGTGTATCTTGACTGGCCAGCTGGTACTTTGTCCTTCTATAGTGTGTCCTTTGGTAAACAGAAACACCTTCACACATTCTACACCACATTCACTGAacccctctatcctgggtttTGGATATACCCACACTCTTCCTTGTCTACATAA